A region from the Patagioenas fasciata isolate bPatFas1 chromosome 27, bPatFas1.hap1, whole genome shotgun sequence genome encodes:
- the SCAMP4 gene encoding secretory carrier-associated membrane protein 4 codes for MAEKVNNFPPLPKFIPLKPCFYQNFADEIPIDYQSLVKRIYHVWIFYCITLAVNIIACLAWWIGGGYGANFGLAILWLVLFSPCGYVCWFRPAYKAFRSDSSFNFMAFFFIFGAQFLLTVLQAIGFSGWGACGWLAAITFFSTNVAAAVFMLFPAVMFTMSAVAMLICIVRVHKIYRGAGGSFQKAQDEWHSGAWRNPPSREAQYSNFSGNSLPEYPTVPSYPPGSQWP; via the exons ATGGCAG AAAAGGTGAATAACTTCCCTCCGCTCCCCAAGTTCATCCCTCTGAAACCGTGTTTCTACCAGAATTTCGCTGACGAAATCCCCATCGATTACCAGTCTCTGGTGAAGAGGATCTACCACGTATGGATCT TTTACTGCATCACGCTGGCGGTGAACATAATCGCGTGCCTGGCGTGGTGGATCGGAGGAGGCTACGGGGCCAATTTTGGTTTGGCCATCCTCTGGCTGGTCCTCTTCAGCCCCTGCGGCTACGTCTGCTGGTTCCGACCCGCGTACAAAGCCTTCCG GTCGGACAGCTCGTTTAACTTTATGGCCTTTTTCTTCATCTTCGGCGCCCAGTTTCTCCTCACGGTGCTGCAGGCGATTGGGTTCTCCGGCTGGGGAGCTTG CGGCTGGTTGGCAGCCATTACTTTCTTCAGCACCAACGTTGCGGCCGCTGTGTTCATGCTGTTCCCCGCCGTCATGTTTACGATGTCCGCGGTGGCGATGCTCATCTGCATTGTAAGG GTGCACAAAATCTACCGGGGGGCCGGCGGCAGCTTCCAGAAGGCTCAGGACGAGTGGCACAGCGGCGCCTGGCGGAACCCGCCCAGCAGGGAGGCCCAGTACAGCAATTTCTCGGGGAACAGCCTGCCAGAGTACCCCACGGTGCCCAGCTACCCCCCAGGAAGCCAGTGGCCTTGA